In Synechococcus sp. Nb3U1, one DNA window encodes the following:
- a CDS encoding site-2 protease family protein, producing MTSRLRIGSLWGIPFFIDYSWFPAALLLMLSYGVLTALGLFLSILAHELAHSLVARAHGIRVNSITLFLFGGMAAIEKEVPHPLGAFQVAVAGPLLNLSLFAILSLALAWATPETLLSSTLASLAAINLTLALLNLLPGLPLDGGQMLKAAIWGMTGDRQRGLIWAARVGQWIGFGLLGLGLLVVFAGSLNGLWLGLIGLFILNNARRYSQYAQLQQVLSRLKAGDVMTRNFRVLDAGMSLREFVDRYVVPSSLKSEPEGAQPEPKIYFAEEDGRYRGLVRPELLSDIERSQWDHLSLKAILKPMEQLQGVREETPIPQVIQMMRQSEPRRVLVLTPTGAIAGLIDRGDVVAMAARQLGVMLPQEVVQRIRDSPEWPPGFQAEEGLVSEGSSPSLSLQGSPDLQNKS from the coding sequence ATGACCAGTCGCCTGCGCATCGGTAGCCTCTGGGGGATCCCGTTCTTCATTGATTACAGCTGGTTCCCGGCGGCCCTTTTGCTCATGCTCTCTTATGGGGTGCTGACCGCTTTGGGGCTGTTCCTCTCCATACTGGCTCACGAGCTGGCCCACAGCCTGGTGGCACGCGCCCACGGGATCCGCGTCAACTCCATCACCCTGTTCCTTTTTGGGGGTATGGCTGCGATTGAGAAAGAAGTCCCGCATCCGCTAGGGGCTTTTCAGGTGGCGGTGGCTGGCCCTCTCCTCAACTTGAGTTTGTTTGCCATCCTCAGCTTGGCGCTGGCTTGGGCAACTCCAGAAACCCTGCTGTCCTCCACATTAGCCAGTTTGGCCGCCATCAACCTGACGCTTGCCCTACTTAACCTGTTGCCGGGTCTACCGCTGGATGGAGGGCAAATGCTCAAAGCTGCCATTTGGGGTATGACTGGGGATCGACAACGGGGCCTGATTTGGGCAGCTCGAGTCGGTCAGTGGATTGGTTTTGGCCTGCTGGGGTTAGGGTTGCTGGTGGTGTTTGCTGGCAGCCTGAATGGCCTGTGGCTGGGGTTGATTGGGTTGTTTATTTTGAACAATGCCCGCCGTTACAGCCAGTACGCTCAGCTGCAGCAGGTGTTGAGCCGGTTAAAAGCTGGGGATGTCATGACCCGCAACTTCCGGGTTTTGGATGCGGGTATGAGCTTGCGAGAGTTTGTGGATCGCTATGTGGTGCCCTCCTCCCTGAAAAGCGAGCCGGAAGGAGCCCAACCGGAACCTAAGATCTATTTTGCCGAAGAAGATGGCCGCTATCGGGGGTTGGTGAGACCAGAGTTGCTCAGCGATATCGAACGCAGCCAATGGGATCACCTCAGCCTCAAGGCGATCCTGAAGCCGATGGAGCAACTGCAGGGGGTGCGAGAAGAAACCCCCATCCCACAAGTGATTCAGATGATGCGCCAGTCGGAGCCGCGCCGAGTCTTGGTGTTGACCCCTACCGGAGCCATTGCTGGGCTGATCGATCGGGGGGATGTGGTGGCCATGGCCGCCCGACAGTTGGGGGTGATGCTGCCGCAGGAGGTGGTGCAACGCATTCGAGACAGCCCAGAGTGGCCCCCAGGCTTTCAAGCGGAAGAAGGACTAGTTAGCGAGGGATCCTCTCCCAGCTTGTCTTTGCAGGGATCTCCAGACCTCCAGAACAAGTCTTAA